The Schistocerca nitens isolate TAMUIC-IGC-003100 chromosome 2, iqSchNite1.1, whole genome shotgun sequence nucleotide sequence GTAACTGGACAGGCAATGGTACAGACATTCCAGAACCACCTGGTAACTGGACAGGGAATGGAACAGATATCCCTGAACCTCCAGGCAACTGGACAGGAAATGGAACTGATATTCCAGAACCGCCAGGTAACTGGACAGGAAATGGCACAGACATTCCAGAACCGCCAGGCAATTGGACAGGAAATGGAACTGATATTCCAGAACCACCAGGTAATTGGACAGGAAATGGAACAGATATCCCTGAACCACCTGGTAACTGGACAGGAAATGGGACAGATATCCCAGAACCACCTGGTAACTGGACAGGGAATGGAACAGATATCCCTGAACCACCAGGCAACTGGACAGGAAATGGAACTGATATTCCAGAACCGCCAGGTAACTGGACAGGAAATGGCACAGACATTCCAGAACCGCCAGGCAATTGGACAGGAAATGGAACTGATATTCCAGAACCACCAGGTAATTGGACAGGAAATGGAACAGATATCCCTGAAACACCTGGTAACTGGACAGGAAATGGGACAGATATCCCAGAACCACCTGGTAACTGGACAGGGAATGGAACAGATATCCCTGAACCACCAGGTAACTGGACAGGCAATGGTACAGACATTCCAGAACCACCTGGTAACTGGAAAGGGAATGGAACAGATATCCCTGAACCACCTGGTAACTGGACAGGCAATGGTACAGACATTCCAGAACCACCCGGTAACTGGACTGGAAATGGAACAGATATCCCAGAACCACCAGGTAATTGGACTGGAAATGGAACAGGTTTGCCACTACAATCTGGCAACGTGGCTAGTAGCACATCTGGTATGCCTTTTGGGCCATCTAACTCTGTGGGAAGTGAAACGAATAATCCTGGTTCTCCTGAGTCACAGCAAGGGTTCCCTCCCAGTCTTAATATGCCATGGAATAATCTTTTGCCTCACAGAATAGAAAATCTTCCTGCCTTCAATCCTGGACTGAAcccaatttttaattttcttcgtaCTATACAACACCTGAATAACAGACGTCCCTTCTTTGTAATATAGAATGCAATGATTTTATTGCTATTAGTCCGTGTATCTTCTCTGTAGTGCATAGGAATAAATACTGGATTCAGTGTTCAAATTTGGTTGTTGTATTGCCTTTATTGTCTCTTGACAAACACTTAGTCTCATGATATTTTACTCCCAAATATCCTTTCTTCATGAATTAGTTACTGGTCTCTCACACTAACATTTCAGTAAAATGTGTCTCTgtgaattttcatttctttctggtGTTTGACCAAAAATTGTGCATGCCATGAAGAGGGACTAAATTCATTCCTGCAATTACGGCAAAAGGACATATTATGCCCTTTATGTTGTTTGGGGATTTTGGAAGTTTATCAGCTACGAATGAAGCGATATTACTTTTGGAAAATATGTACAGaactctttgtttttattttcgatTCAATATTCACAATAAAATATGTGTAATAAGTATTGTACGAGTATTACTCTATTGTTCTGGCCTTGAGATCAGTGGCAGTATGAACCAACTCCAAGGAACGACTGGTAATAAAATCTTTGTTTAGTTGCCTTTTttagatgattattttattaaaagtACCTGTTGAGAAATTCGAAAATGATAATCTTTGAACCTGTAATCAATGTGTATGAAACTTTTTCATTCTGAAGTCTCTTTTCCTCCTAAACCTAGAATGTTTTTAAATTGCCTATATAATACTAACTAAGTTCTTTAAATGACGCCTTTGCTACTCTTAAGTAGAATTAATTAACGTATAGTATTTTAGATACGTTAACACATTTGTTAGTACTCTGTCCAGATTCAGAATGAATCAGTAGCGTAGTAAAAAACAGCTGCATTTAGTCTTCATCATGGAGAACAAAATTTAGTGCGACGATTTATGAAAGTAAAATGTAAACTCATATTTCTGCAAAATGTCATTCACAATatttaaaatcaataaaattattcttatCTGTTGAGTGGTCTTTTGTATGGACGTGAGGATGGCTTTTACGTGAAACTTCTTAAAATCTTTGAGCATTTTCCTTTGGCTATCTCTCATATTTGTTCCAATCCATGTAAAAATGAGCAGTGTGAAATCTGGGCTCAGTAAGGTAAGGGAAAAGGTCGGTCTTGGGCCTTCAGAGAAAACACTAACGATCTCATAAAATACTACGTCGGCATAATAAAGCCATTCATTACCCACAGCAGGGAGGTGATTTACTTCATTTTCCGTCACTGAATTCCCTCTCATTAATGACGTCTATTGTTCGGCAACCGTGAGGGGTGAATGACCCCAAGACAGGTCTGGAAAAGGCGAGACGCGCCGAGCTGCTCCTTCTTACGCCTTATCTTGGTCGACCTCTTTGGCTTTTATCAATCGAGGGGAGGACGCAGTCACAGCAAGTGCTATGTCTTCGTCATCATCTCAGTTACGGGACATAATATATTTCATTGTGTGTTACTAGCATAAAATACCCGTAAGTAAGCTGCCCTCTATCAGACAAACATATTATATATTTATTACTATTTGCGGATTCATGAATTAACTGCACATCGAAGGGTCACACTAGGTTTACAATAACTGATGATGTATTCTGTAAAGGACGAATCCCCTCATGAGAGCTGCAGAAGAAAATTAGAAAGTACTACAAATAATGACAGCAGAATGTCGGAAACTCGTTAGCAAAAACACACTGATAGTTCTCGGAAAGCAAGGACAAAGCTTATGCTAATGCCTTGTAGATATCTGC carries:
- the LOC126237333 gene encoding putative per-hexamer repeat protein 5 isoform X18 gives rise to the protein MKAPVVIHFLCFALAATICAGQSTNLGIPDLPGNWTGNGTDIPEPPGNWTGNGTDIPEPPGNWTGNGTDIPEPPGNWTGNGTVIPEPPGNWTGNGTDIPEPPGNWTGNGTDIPEPPGNWTGNGTDIPEPPGNWTGNGTDIPEPPGNWTGNGTDIPEPPGNWTGNGTDIPEPPGNWTGNGTDIPEPPGNWTGNGTDIPEPPGNWTGNGTDIPEPPGNWTGNGTDIPEPSGNWTGNGTDIPEPPGNWTGNGTDIPEPPGNWTGNGTDIPEPPGNWTGNGTDIPEPPGNWTGNGTDIPEPPGNWTGNGTDIPEPPGNWTGNGTDIPEPPGNWTGNGTDIPEPPGNWTGNGTDIPEPPGNWTGNGTDIPEPPGNWTGNGTDIPETPGNWTGNGTDIPEPPGNWTGNGTDIPEPPGNWTGNGTDIPEPPGNWKGNGTDIPEPPGNWTGNGTDIPEPPGNWTGNGTDIPEPPGNWTGNGTGLPLQSGNVASSTSGMPFGPSNSVGSETNNPGSPESQQGFPPSLNMPWNNLLPHRIENLPAFNPGLNPIFNFLRTIQHLNNRRPFFVI
- the LOC126237333 gene encoding putative per-hexamer repeat protein 5 isoform X3 — its product is MKAPVVIHFLCFALAATICAGQSTNLGIPDLPGNWTGNGTDIPEPPGNWTGNGTDIPEPPGNWTGNGTDIPEPPGNWTGNGTVIPEPPGNWTGNGTDIPEPPGNWTGNGTDIPEPPGNWTGNGTDIPEPPGNWTGNGTDIPEPPGNWTGNGTDIPEPPGNWTGNGTDIPEPPGNWTGNGTDIPEPPGNWTGNGTDIPEPPGNWTGNGTDIPEPPGNWTGNGTDIPEPSGNWTGNGTDIPEPPGNWTGNGTDIPEPPGNWTGNGTDIPEPPGNWTGNGTDIPEPPGNWTGNGTDIPEPPGNWTGNGTDIPEPPGNWTGNGTDIPEPPGNWTGNGTDIPEPPGNWTGNGTDIPEPPGNWTGNGTDIPEPPGNWTGNGTDIPEPPGNWTGNGTDIPEPPGNWTGNGTDIPEPPGNWTGNGTDIPEPPGNWTGNGTDIPETPGNWTGNGTDIPEPPGNWTGNGTDIPEPPGNWTGNGTDIPEPPGNWKGNGTDIPEPPGNWTGNGTDIPEPPGNWTGNGTDIPEPPGNWTGNGTGLPLQSGNVASSTSGMPFGPSNSVGSETNNPGSPESQQGFPPSLNMPWNNLLPHRIENLPAFNPGLNPIFNFLRTIQHLNNRRPFFVI
- the LOC126237333 gene encoding putative per-hexamer repeat protein 5 isoform X9, with product MKAPVVIHFLCFALAATICAGQSTNLGIPDLPGNWTGNGTDIPEPPGNWTGNGTDIPEPPGNWTGNGTDIPEPPGNWTGNGTVIPEPPGNWTGNGTDIPEPPGNWTGNGTDIPEPPGNWTGNGTDIPEPPGNWTGNGTDIPEPPGNWTGNGTDIPEPPGNWTGNGTDIPEPPGNWTGNGTDIPEPPGNWTGNGTDIPEPPGNWTGNGTDIPEPPGNWTGNGTDIPEPSGNWTGNGTDIPEPPGNWTGNGTDIPEPPGNWTGNGTDIPEPPGNWTGNGTDIPEPPGNWTGNGTDIPEPPGNWTGNGTDIPEPPGNWTGNGTDIPEPPGNWTGNGTDIPEPPGNWTGNGTDIPEPPGNWTGNGTDIPEPPGNWTGNGTDIPEPPGNWTGNGTDIPEPPGNWTGNGTDIPETPGNWTGNGTDIPEPPGNWTGNGTDIPEPPGNWTGNGTDIPEPPGNWKGNGTDIPEPPGNWTGNGTDIPEPPGNWTGNGTDIPEPPGNWTGNGTGLPLQSGNVASSTSGMPFGPSNSVGSETNNPGSPESQQGFPPSLNMPWNNLLPHRIENLPAFNPGLNPIFNFLRTIQHLNNRRPFFVI
- the LOC126237333 gene encoding putative per-hexamer repeat protein 5 isoform X31; protein product: MKAPVVIHFLCFALAATICAGQSTNLGIPDLPGNWTGNGTDIPEPPGNWTGNGTDIPEPPGNWTGNGTDIPEPPGNWTGNGTVIPEPPGNWTGNGTDIPEPPGNWTGNGTDIPEPPGNWTGNGTDIPEPPGNWTGNGTDIPEPPGNWTGNGTDIPEPPGNWTGNGTDIPEPPGNWTGNGTDIPEPPGNWTGNGTDIPEPPGNWTGNGTDIPEPPGNWTGNGTDIPEPSGNWTGNGTDIPEPPGNWTGNGTDIPEPPGNWTGNGTDIPEPPGNWTGNGTDIPEPPGNWTGNGTDIPEPPGNWTGNGTDIPEPPGNWTGNGTDIPEPPGNWTGNGTDIPEPPGNWTGNGTDIPETPGNWTGNGTDIPEPPGNWTGNGTDIPEPPGNWTGNGTDIPEPPGNWKGNGTDIPEPPGNWTGNGTDIPEPPGNWTGNGTDIPEPPGNWTGNGTGLPLQSGNVASSTSGMPFGPSNSVGSETNNPGSPESQQGFPPSLNMPWNNLLPHRIENLPAFNPGLNPIFNFLRTIQHLNNRRPFFVI
- the LOC126237333 gene encoding putative per-hexamer repeat protein 5 isoform X13 is translated as MKAPVVIHFLCFALAATICAGQSTNLGIPDLPGNWTGNGTDIPEPPGNWTGNGTDIPEPPGNWTGNGTDIPEPPGNWTGNGTVIPEPPGNWTGNGTDIPEPPGNWTGNGTDIPEPPGNWTGNGTDIPEPPGNWTGNGTDIPEPPGNWTGNGTDIPEPPGNWTGNGTDIPEPPGNWTGNGTDIPEPPGNWTGNGTDIPEPPGNWTGNGTDIPEPPGNWTGNGTDIPEPSGNWTGNGTDIPEPPGNWTGNGTDIPEPPGNWTGNGTDIPEPPGNWTGNGTDIPEPPGNWTGNGTDIPEPPGNWTGNGTDIPEPPGNWTGNGTDIPEPPGNWTGNGTDIPEPPGNWTGNGTDIPEPPGNWTGNGTDIPEPPGNWTGNGTDIPEPPGNWTGNGTDIPETPGNWTGNGTDIPEPPGNWTGNGTDIPEPPGNWTGNGTDIPEPPGNWKGNGTDIPEPPGNWTGNGTDIPEPPGNWTGNGTDIPEPPGNWTGNGTGLPLQSGNVASSTSGMPFGPSNSVGSETNNPGSPESQQGFPPSLNMPWNNLLPHRIENLPAFNPGLNPIFNFLRTIQHLNNRRPFFVI
- the LOC126237333 gene encoding putative per-hexamer repeat protein 5 isoform X37; this encodes MKAPVVIHFLCFALAATICAGQSTNLGIPDLPGNWTGNGTDIPEPPGNWTGNGTDIPEPPGNWTGNGTDIPEPPGNWTGNGTVIPEPPGNWTGNGTDIPEPPGNWTGNGTDIPEPPGNWTGNGTDIPEPPGNWTGNGTDIPEPPGNWTGNGTDIPEPPGNWTGNGTDIPEPPGNWTGNGTDIPEPPGNWTGNGTDIPEPPGNWTGNGTDIPEPPGNWTGNGTDIPEPSGNWTGNGTDIPEPPGNWTGNGTDIPEPPGNWTGNGTDIPEPPGNWTGNGTDIPEPPGNWTGNGTDIPEPPGNWTGNGTDIPEPPGNWTGNGTDIPEPPGNWTGNGTDIPETPGNWTGNGTDIPEPPGNWTGNGTDIPEPPGNWTGNGTDIPEPPGNWKGNGTDIPEPPGNWTGNGTDIPEPPGNWTGNGTDIPEPPGNWTGNGTGLPLQSGNVASSTSGMPFGPSNSVGSETNNPGSPESQQGFPPSLNMPWNNLLPHRIENLPAFNPGLNPIFNFLRTIQHLNNRRPFFVI
- the LOC126237333 gene encoding putative per-hexamer repeat protein 5 isoform X40, which translates into the protein MKAPVVIHFLCFALAATICAGQSTNLGIPDLPGNWTGNGTDIPEPPGNWTGNGTDIPEPPGNWTGNGTDIPEPPGNWTGNGTVIPEPPGNWTGNGTDIPEPPGNWTGNGTDIPEPPGNWTGNGTDIPEPPGNWTGNGTDIPEPPGNWTGNGTDIPEPPGNWTGNGTDIPEPPGNWTGNGTDIPEPPGNWTGNGTDIPEPPGNWTGNGTDIPEPPGNWTGNGTDIPEPPGNWTGNGTDIPEPPGNWTGNGTDIPEPPGNWTGNGTDIPEPPGNWTGNGTDIPEPPGNWTGNGTDIPEPPGNWTGNGTDIPEPPGNWTGNGTDIPEPPGNWTGNGTDIPETPGNWTGNGTDIPEPPGNWTGNGTDIPEPPGNWTGNGTDIPEPPGNWKGNGTDIPEPPGNWTGNGTDIPEPPGNWTGNGTDIPEPPGNWTGNGTGLPLQSGNVASSTSGMPFGPSNSVGSETNNPGSPESQQGFPPSLNMPWNNLLPHRIENLPAFNPGLNPIFNFLRTIQHLNNRRPFFVI
- the LOC126237333 gene encoding putative per-hexamer repeat protein 5 isoform X47; protein product: MKAPVVIHFLCFALAATICAGQSTNLGIPDLPGNWTGNGTDIPEPPGNWTGNGTDIPEPPGNWTGNGTDIPEPPGNWTGNGTVIPEPPGNWTGNGTDIPEPPGNWTGNGTDIPEPPGNWTGNGTDIPEPPGNWTGNGTDIPEPPGNWTGNGTDIPEPPGNWTGNGTDIPEPPGNWTGNGTDIPEPPGNWTGNGTDIPEPPGNWTGNGTDIPEPPGNWTGNGTDIPEPPGNWTGNGTDIPEPPGNWTGNGTDIPEPPGNWTGNGTDIPEPPGNWTGNGTDIPEPPGNWTGNGTDIPEPPGNWTGNGTDIPETPGNWTGNGTDIPEPPGNWTGNGTDIPEPPGNWTGNGTDIPEPPGNWKGNGTDIPEPPGNWTGNGTDIPEPPGNWTGNGTDIPEPPGNWTGNGTGLPLQSGNVASSTSGMPFGPSNSVGSETNNPGSPESQQGFPPSLNMPWNNLLPHRIENLPAFNPGLNPIFNFLRTIQHLNNRRPFFVI
- the LOC126237333 gene encoding putative per-hexamer repeat protein 5 isoform X30 is translated as MKAPVVIHFLCFALAATICAGQSTNLGIPDLPGNWTGNGTDIPEPPGNWTGNGTDIPEPPGNWTGNGTDIPEPPGNWTGNGTVIPEPPGNWTGNGTDIPEPPGNWTGNGTDIPEPPGNWTGNGTDIPEPPGNWTGNGTDIPEPPGNWTGNGTDIPEPPGNWTGNGTDIPEPPGNWTGNGTDIPEPPGNWTGNGTDIPEPPGNWTGNGTDIPEPPGNWTGNGTDIPEPPGNWTGNGTDIPEPPGNWTGNGTDIPEPPGNWTGNGTDIPEPPGNWTGNGTDIPEPPGNWTGNGTDIPEPPGNWTGNGTDIPEPPGNWTGNGTDIPEPPGNWTGNGTDIPEPPGNWTGNGTDIPETPGNWTGNGTDIPEPPGNWTGNGTDIPEPPGNWTGNGTDIPEPPGNWKGNGTDIPEPPGNWTGNGTDIPEPPGNWTGNGTDIPEPPGNWTGNGTGLPLQSGNVASSTSGMPFGPSNSVGSETNNPGSPESQQGFPPSLNMPWNNLLPHRIENLPAFNPGLNPIFNFLRTIQHLNNRRPFFVI
- the LOC126237333 gene encoding putative per-hexamer repeat protein 5 isoform X42; this encodes MKAPVVIHFLCFALAATICAGQSTNLGIPDLPGNWTGNGTDIPEPPGNWTGNGTDIPEPPGNWTGNGTDIPEPPGNWTGNGTVIPEPPGNWTGNGTDIPEPPGNWTGNGTDIPEPPGNWTGNGTDIPEPPGNWTGNGTDIPEPPGNWTGNGTDIPEPPGNWTGNGTDIPEPPGNWTGNGTDIPEPPGNWTGNGTDIPEPPGNWTGNGTDIPEPPGNWTGNGTDIPEPPGNWTGNGTDIPEPPGNWTGNGTDIPEPPGNWTGNGTDIPEPPGNWTGNGTDIPEPPGNWTGNGTDIPEPPGNWTGNGTDIPEPPGNWTGNGTDIPETPGNWTGNGTDIPEPPGNWTGNGTDIPEPPGNWTGNGTDIPEPPGNWKGNGTDIPEPPGNWTGNGTDIPEPPGNWTGNGTDIPEPPGNWTGNGTGLPLQSGNVASSTSGMPFGPSNSVGSETNNPGSPESQQGFPPSLNMPWNNLLPHRIENLPAFNPGLNPIFNFLRTIQHLNNRRPFFVI
- the LOC126237333 gene encoding putative per-hexamer repeat protein 5 isoform X45, encoding MKAPVVIHFLCFALAATICAGQSTNLGIPDLPGNWTGNGTDIPEPPGNWTGNGTDIPEPPGNWTGNGTDIPEPPGNWTGNGTVIPEPPGNWTGNGTDIPEPPGNWTGNGTDIPEPPGNWTGNGTDIPEPPGNWTGNGTDIPEPPGNWTGNGTDIPEPPGNWTGNGTDIPEPPGNWTGNGTDIPEPPGNWTGNGTDIPEPPGNWTGNGTDIPEPPGNWTGNGTDIPEPPGNWTGNGTDIPEPPGNWTGNGTDIPEPPGNWTGNGTDIPEPPGNWTGNGTDIPEPPGNWTGNGTDIPEPPGNWTGNGTDIPETPGNWTGNGTDIPEPPGNWTGNGTDIPEPPGNWTGNGTDIPEPPGNWKGNGTDIPEPPGNWTGNGTDIPEPPGNWTGNGTDIPEPPGNWTGNGTGLPLQSGNVASSTSGMPFGPSNSVGSETNNPGSPESQQGFPPSLNMPWNNLLPHRIENLPAFNPGLNPIFNFLRTIQHLNNRRPFFVI
- the LOC126237333 gene encoding putative per-hexamer repeat protein 5 isoform X35, translating into MKAPVVIHFLCFALAATICAGQSTNLGIPDLPGNWTGNGTDIPEPPGNWTGNGTDIPEPPGNWTGNGTDIPEPPGNWTGNGTVIPEPPGNWTGNGTDIPEPPGNWTGNGTDIPEPPGNWTGNGTDIPEPPGNWTGNGTDIPEPPGNWTGNGTDIPEPPGNWTGNGTDIPEPPGNWTGNGTDIPEPPGNWTGNGTDIPEPPGNWTGNGTDIPEPPGNWTGNGTDIPEPPGNWTGNGTDIPEPPGNWTGNGTDIPEPPGNWTGNGTDIPEPPGNWTGNGTDIPEPPGNWTGNGTDIPEPPGNWTGNGTDIPEPPGNWTGNGTDIPEPPGNWTGNGTDIPETPGNWTGNGTDIPEPPGNWTGNGTDIPEPPGNWTGNGTDIPEPPGNWKGNGTDIPEPPGNWTGNGTDIPEPPGNWTGNGTDIPEPPGNWTGNGTGLPLQSGNVASSTSGMPFGPSNSVGSETNNPGSPESQQGFPPSLNMPWNNLLPHRIENLPAFNPGLNPIFNFLRTIQHLNNRRPFFVI
- the LOC126237333 gene encoding putative per-hexamer repeat protein 5 isoform X29: MKAPVVIHFLCFALAATICAGQSTNLGIPDLPGNWTGNGTDIPEPPGNWTGNGTDIPEPPGNWTGNGTDIPEPPGNWTGNGTVIPEPPGNWTGNGTDIPEPPGNWTGNGTDIPEPPGNWTGNGTDIPEPPGNWTGNGTDIPEPPGNWTGNGTDIPEPPGNWTGNGTDIPEPPGNWTGNGTDIPEPPGNWTGNGTDIPEPPGNWTGNGTDIPEPPGNWTGNGTDIPEPSGNWTGNGTDIPEPPGNWTGNGTDIPEPPGNWTGNGTDIPEPPGNWTGNGTDIPEPPGNWTGNGTDIPEPPGNWTGNGTDIPEPPGNWTGNGTDIPEPPGNWTGNGTDIPEPPGNWTGNGTDIPETPGNWTGNGTDIPEPPGNWTGNGTDIPEPPGNWTGNGTDIPEPPGNWKGNGTDIPEPPGNWTGNGTDIPEPPGNWTGNGTDIPEPPGNWTGNGTGLPLQSGNVASSTSGMPFGPSNSVGSETNNPGSPESQQGFPPSLNMPWNNLLPHRIENLPAFNPGLNPIFNFLRTIQHLNNRRPFFVI
- the LOC126237333 gene encoding putative per-hexamer repeat protein 5 isoform X21, encoding MKAPVVIHFLCFALAATICAGQSTNLGIPDLPGNWTGNGTDIPEPPGNWTGNGTDIPEPPGNWTGNGTDIPEPPGNWTGNGTVIPEPPGNWTGNGTDIPEPPGNWTGNGTDIPEPPGNWTGNGTDIPEPPGNWTGNGTDIPEPPGNWTGNGTDIPEPPGNWTGNGTDIPEPPGNWTGNGTDIPEPPGNWTGNGTDIPEPPGNWTGNGTDIPEPPGNWTGNGTDIPEPSGNWTGNGTDIPEPPGNWTGNGTDIPEPPGNWTGNGTDIPEPPGNWTGNGTDIPEPPGNWTGNGTDIPEPPGNWTGNGTDIPEPPGNWTGNGTDIPEPPGNWTGNGTDIPEPPGNWTGNGTDIPEPPGNWTGNGTDIPETPGNWTGNGTDIPEPPGNWTGNGTDIPEPPGNWTGNGTDIPEPPGNWKGNGTDIPEPPGNWTGNGTDIPEPPGNWTGNGTDIPEPPGNWTGNGTGLPLQSGNVASSTSGMPFGPSNSVGSETNNPGSPESQQGFPPSLNMPWNNLLPHRIENLPAFNPGLNPIFNFLRTIQHLNNRRPFFVI
- the LOC126237333 gene encoding putative per-hexamer repeat protein 5 isoform X36; the encoded protein is MKAPVVIHFLCFALAATICAGQSTNLGIPDLPGNWTGNGTDIPEPPGNWTGNGTDIPEPPGNWTGNGTDIPEPPGNWTGNGTVIPEPPGNWTGNGTDIPEPPGNWTGNGTDIPEPPGNWTGNGTDIPEPPGNWTGNGTDIPEPPGNWTGNGTDIPEPPGNWTGNGTDIPEPPGNWTGNGTDIPEPPGNWTGNGTDIPEPPGNWTGNGTDIPEPPGNWTGNGTDIPEPSGNWTGNGTDIPEPPGNWTGNGTDIPEPPGNWTGNGTDIPEPPGNWTGNGTDIPEPPGNWTGNGTDIPEPPGNWTGNGTDIPEPPGNWTGNGTDIPEPPGNWTGNGTDIPETPGNWTGNGTDIPEPPGNWTGNGTDIPEPPGNWTGNGTDIPEPPGNWKGNGTDIPEPPGNWTGNGTDIPEPPGNWTGNGTDIPEPPGNWTGNGTGLPLQSGNVASSTSGMPFGPSNSVGSETNNPGSPESQQGFPPSLNMPWNNLLPHRIENLPAFNPGLNPIFNFLRTIQHLNNRRPFFVI
- the LOC126237333 gene encoding putative per-hexamer repeat protein 5 isoform X50, whose protein sequence is MKAPVVIHFLCFALAATICAGQSTNLGIPDLPGNWTGNGTDIPEPPGNWTGNGTDIPEPPGNWTGNGTDIPEPPGNWTGNGTVIPEPPGNWTGNGTDIPEPPGNWTGNGTDIPEPPGNWTGNGTDIPEPPGNWTGNGTDIPEPPGNWTGNGTDIPEPPGNWTGNGTDIPEPPGNWTGNGTDIPEPPGNWTGNGTDIPEPPGNWTGNGTDIPEPPGNWTGNGTDIPEPPGNWTGNGTDIPEPPGNWTGNGTDIPEPPGNWTGNGTDIPEPPGNWTGNGTDIPEPPGNWTGNGTDIPETPGNWTGNGTDIPEPPGNWTGNGTDIPEPPGNWTGNGTDIPEPPGNWKGNGTDIPEPPGNWTGNGTDIPEPPGNWTGNGTDIPEPPGNWTGNGTGLPLQSGNVASSTSGMPFGPSNSVGSETNNPGSPESQQGFPPSLNMPWNNLLPHRIENLPAFNPGLNPIFNFLRTIQHLNNRRPFFVI